A section of the Telopea speciosissima isolate NSW1024214 ecotype Mountain lineage chromosome 3, Tspe_v1, whole genome shotgun sequence genome encodes:
- the LOC122654150 gene encoding phosphate transporter PHO1 homolog 3-like isoform X2 yields MKFGKEFASQMVPEWQYAYMDYAYLKTLLKEIIRFKQRTEPPVTTPAGLKRSLTMYRAFSGLIHRHGHVGHVKSPNNAAAGGDIEDQVILVKAMKSEKSYSDDGNYQSNFLMSAEEGGEYELLYFRRLDDELNKVNKFYKDKVDEVLKEANQLNKQMDALIALRIKAENPNMDSVYEYSNRNAEMSHLASDVAATSAALNASTPYRARSTSKGDAEVHMEVIEEFLLNNRGNLNDSSADRDVNEPKTTNSSVHEERPDGIKASRPAPLQILGRVKLHNTLETPRSTIKGILKVSKNRELNHKHLKKVEGQLKRTFIEFYQKLRLLKSYSFLNLLAFSKIMKKYDKITSRNASRSYLNMVDDSYLGSSDEVTKLMERVEATFIKHFSNSNRRKGINILRPKAKRERHRITFSMGLFVGAATALLVGLILIIRARNILNKGGSTLYMETMFPLYSLFGFIVLHLFLYGMNIYFWRRYRVNHPFIFGFKQGTELGYREVFLISSGIAVLALASVLSNLDMEMDPITKEYKALTELVPLALVCLVVGITFCPFDIIYRSSRFFLLRCTLHSVCAPLYKVTLPDFFLADQLTSQIQAFRSLEFYICYYGWGDYKYRTNNCKDNDVYKTFFYIVAVIPFWFRFLQCIRRLFEEKDPMQGYNGLKYFSIILSIIMRTAYSLNKGMVWQVLAWITSAIAGIVSTYWDIVFDWGLLQRNSKNRWLRDKLLISHKSVYFGAIILDCLLRFAWLQTVLNFEVSFLHKEAMIAVVASLEIIRRGVWNFFRLENEHLNNVGKFRAFKSVPLPFNVDEDEEKDEDK; encoded by the exons atgaagtTCGGGAAGGAGTTTGCATCACAAATGGTGCCAGAATGGCAATATGCTTACATGGACTACGCCTATCTCAAGACTCTCCTCAAAGAGATCATACGCTTCAAGCAAAGAACTGAGCCTCCGGTAACCACCCCGGCCGGCCTGAAGCGGAGTCTGACAATGTACAGAGCTTTTAGTGGCCTAATCCATAGGCATGGGCACGTCGGGCATGTCAAGAGCCCGAACAATGCCGCCGCCGGTGGAGACATTGAGGATCAAGTGATACTGGTAAAAGCCATGAAGAGTGAGAAATCATATTCTGATGATGGTAATTACCAATCAAACTTTCTCATGTCAGCCGAAGAAGGTGGAGAGTATGAGCTGCTTTACTTCAGGAGGCTAGATGATGAGCTTAACAAGGTGAACAAGTTCTATAAGGACAAGGTGGATGAGGTCCTTAAGGAGGCTAATCAATTGAATAAGCAAATGGATGCTTTGATTGCGCTTCGGATTAAGGCTGAGAATCCTAACATGGACAGTGTCTATGAATACTCCAATCGTAACGCCGAAATGAGTCACCTTGCTTCTGATGTCGCTGCAACCTCAGCTGCATTGAATGCATCTACTCCTTACCGTGCTAGATCTACAAGTAA AGGTGATGCAGAAGTGCACATGGAGGTAATTGAAGAATTTTTACTGAACAATAGAGGGAATTTGAATGATTCAAGTGCAGACAGAGATGTCAATGAGCCCAAAACTACTAACTCTAGTGTTCATGAAGAGAGACCAGATGGCATCAAGGCCTCTAGACCAGCCCCTTTACAAATCCTTGGCCGTGTGAAGCTCCACAACACACTTGAGACTCCCCGCTCTACCATTAAAGGCATTCTCAAGGTCTCCAAGAACAGAGAACTCAACCATAAACACTTGAAGAAAGTTGAGGGACAACTGAAGCGGACATTCATCGAATTTTATCAGAAGCTTCGACTTCTTAAGAGCTACAG CTTTTTGAATCTCTTGGCATTCTCAAAGATCATGAAGAAATATGACAAG ATCACTTCAAGAAATGCATCGAGGTCTTACCTAAACATGGTTGACGACTCCTATCTTGGCAGCTCCGATGAG GTCACTAAGCTCATGGAGAGAGTGGAAGCTACCTTCATCAAGCACTTCTCAAACTCAAACCGTAGGAAGGGCATAAACATCTTGAGACCAAAAGCAAAGAGAGAAAGGCACAGAATAACATTTTCCATGG GCTTATTTGTTGGTGCCGCCACAGCTTTACTAGTGGGCCTTATTTTGATTATACGTGCAAGAAATATCCTGAACAAGGGAGGGAGTACCCTGTACATGGAAACCATGTTTCCCCTCTACAG CTTGTTTGGATTCATTGTCCTACATTTGTTCCTGTATGGTATGAATATATACTTCTGGAGGCGCTACCGAGTCAATCATCCATTCATATTTGGATTCAAACAAGGAACTGAATTGGGGTACCGAGAAGTCTTCCTCATCAGCTCAGGTATTGCAGTACTTGCACTTGCCAGTGTGTTGTCAAACCTAGACATGGAGATGGATCCAATAACAAAAGAATACAAGGCACTTACGGAACTAGTTCCTCTGGCATTAGTTTGT CTAGTAGTTGGCATAACATTTTGCCCATTTGACATTATATACCGTTCAAGTCGCTTCTTCCTACTCCGATGTACTCTCCACTCTGTCTGTGCCCCTCTCTACAAG GTTACTCTACCAGATTTTTTCCTAGCAGATCAGCTAACTAGCCAG ATTCAAGCCTTTAGAAGTCTGGAGTTCTACATCTGTTATTATGGTTGGGGAGACTACAAATACAGAACAAACAACTGCAAAGATAATGATGTCTACAAAACTTTCTTTTATATAGTTGCTGTAATTCCTTTCTGGTTCCGCTTCCTTCAG TGCATCCGACGGTTGTTCGAAGAGAAAGACCCAATGCAAGGATACAATGGACTGAAATACTTCTCGATCATTTTGTCCATTATTATGAGGACAGCTTACAGTTTGAATAAGGGAATGGTTTGGCAGGTGTTAGCCTGGATCACCTCAGCCATTGCAGGAATTGTAAGCACCTATTGGGACATTGTTTTCGACTGGGGGCTTCTACAACGTAACTCAAAGAATCGATGGTTGAGAGATAAGCTTCTTATCTCTCACAAAAGTGTATATTTCGGAGCCATA ATCTTGGATTGTCTACTCAGATTTGCCTGGCTGCAAACtgttttgaactttgaagtatCTTTCCTACATAAAGAAGCCATGATTGCTGTAGTTGCAAGCCTAGAGATAATTCGTCGTGGCGTTTGGAATTtcttcag ATTGGAGAATGAACACCTGAACAATGTTGGAAAGTTTCGTGCCTTCAAGTCAGTTCCTCTACCATTTAATGTCGATGAGgatgaagaaaaagatgaagacaAATAA
- the LOC122654150 gene encoding phosphate transporter PHO1 homolog 3-like isoform X1, translated as MKFGKEFASQMVPEWQYAYMDYAYLKTLLKEIIRFKQRTEPPVTTPAGLKRSLTMYRAFSGLIHRHGHVGHVKSPNNAAAGGDIEDQVILVKAMKSEKSYSDDGNYQSNFLMSAEEGGEYELLYFRRLDDELNKVNKFYKDKVDEVLKEANQLNKQMDALIALRIKAENPNMDSVYEYSNRNAEMSHLASDVAATSAALNASTPYRARSTKVHMEVIEEFLLNNRGNLNDSSADRDVNEPKTTNSSVHEERPDGIKASRPAPLQILGRVKLHNTLETPRSTIKGILKVSKNRELNHKHLKKVEGQLKRTFIEFYQKLRLLKSYSFLNLLAFSKIMKKYDKITSRNASRSYLNMVDDSYLGSSDEVTKLMERVEATFIKHFSNSNRRKGINILRPKAKRERHRITFSMGLFVGAATALLVGLILIIRARNILNKGGSTLYMETMFPLYSLFGFIVLHLFLYGMNIYFWRRYRVNHPFIFGFKQGTELGYREVFLISSGIAVLALASVLSNLDMEMDPITKEYKALTELVPLALVCLVVGITFCPFDIIYRSSRFFLLRCTLHSVCAPLYKVTLPDFFLADQLTSQIQAFRSLEFYICYYGWGDYKYRTNNCKDNDVYKTFFYIVAVIPFWFRFLQCIRRLFEEKDPMQGYNGLKYFSIILSIIMRTAYSLNKGMVWQVLAWITSAIAGIVSTYWDIVFDWGLLQRNSKNRWLRDKLLISHKSVYFGAIILDCLLRFAWLQTVLNFEVSFLHKEAMIAVVASLEIIRRGVWNFFRLENEHLNNVGKFRAFKSVPLPFNVDEDEEKDEDK; from the exons atgaagtTCGGGAAGGAGTTTGCATCACAAATGGTGCCAGAATGGCAATATGCTTACATGGACTACGCCTATCTCAAGACTCTCCTCAAAGAGATCATACGCTTCAAGCAAAGAACTGAGCCTCCGGTAACCACCCCGGCCGGCCTGAAGCGGAGTCTGACAATGTACAGAGCTTTTAGTGGCCTAATCCATAGGCATGGGCACGTCGGGCATGTCAAGAGCCCGAACAATGCCGCCGCCGGTGGAGACATTGAGGATCAAGTGATACTGGTAAAAGCCATGAAGAGTGAGAAATCATATTCTGATGATGGTAATTACCAATCAAACTTTCTCATGTCAGCCGAAGAAGGTGGAGAGTATGAGCTGCTTTACTTCAGGAGGCTAGATGATGAGCTTAACAAGGTGAACAAGTTCTATAAGGACAAGGTGGATGAGGTCCTTAAGGAGGCTAATCAATTGAATAAGCAAATGGATGCTTTGATTGCGCTTCGGATTAAGGCTGAGAATCCTAACATGGACAGTGTCTATGAATACTCCAATCGTAACGCCGAAATGAGTCACCTTGCTTCTGATGTCGCTGCAACCTCAGCTGCATTGAATGCATCTACTCCTTACCGTGCTAGATCTACAA AAGTGCACATGGAGGTAATTGAAGAATTTTTACTGAACAATAGAGGGAATTTGAATGATTCAAGTGCAGACAGAGATGTCAATGAGCCCAAAACTACTAACTCTAGTGTTCATGAAGAGAGACCAGATGGCATCAAGGCCTCTAGACCAGCCCCTTTACAAATCCTTGGCCGTGTGAAGCTCCACAACACACTTGAGACTCCCCGCTCTACCATTAAAGGCATTCTCAAGGTCTCCAAGAACAGAGAACTCAACCATAAACACTTGAAGAAAGTTGAGGGACAACTGAAGCGGACATTCATCGAATTTTATCAGAAGCTTCGACTTCTTAAGAGCTACAG CTTTTTGAATCTCTTGGCATTCTCAAAGATCATGAAGAAATATGACAAG ATCACTTCAAGAAATGCATCGAGGTCTTACCTAAACATGGTTGACGACTCCTATCTTGGCAGCTCCGATGAG GTCACTAAGCTCATGGAGAGAGTGGAAGCTACCTTCATCAAGCACTTCTCAAACTCAAACCGTAGGAAGGGCATAAACATCTTGAGACCAAAAGCAAAGAGAGAAAGGCACAGAATAACATTTTCCATGG GCTTATTTGTTGGTGCCGCCACAGCTTTACTAGTGGGCCTTATTTTGATTATACGTGCAAGAAATATCCTGAACAAGGGAGGGAGTACCCTGTACATGGAAACCATGTTTCCCCTCTACAG CTTGTTTGGATTCATTGTCCTACATTTGTTCCTGTATGGTATGAATATATACTTCTGGAGGCGCTACCGAGTCAATCATCCATTCATATTTGGATTCAAACAAGGAACTGAATTGGGGTACCGAGAAGTCTTCCTCATCAGCTCAGGTATTGCAGTACTTGCACTTGCCAGTGTGTTGTCAAACCTAGACATGGAGATGGATCCAATAACAAAAGAATACAAGGCACTTACGGAACTAGTTCCTCTGGCATTAGTTTGT CTAGTAGTTGGCATAACATTTTGCCCATTTGACATTATATACCGTTCAAGTCGCTTCTTCCTACTCCGATGTACTCTCCACTCTGTCTGTGCCCCTCTCTACAAG GTTACTCTACCAGATTTTTTCCTAGCAGATCAGCTAACTAGCCAG ATTCAAGCCTTTAGAAGTCTGGAGTTCTACATCTGTTATTATGGTTGGGGAGACTACAAATACAGAACAAACAACTGCAAAGATAATGATGTCTACAAAACTTTCTTTTATATAGTTGCTGTAATTCCTTTCTGGTTCCGCTTCCTTCAG TGCATCCGACGGTTGTTCGAAGAGAAAGACCCAATGCAAGGATACAATGGACTGAAATACTTCTCGATCATTTTGTCCATTATTATGAGGACAGCTTACAGTTTGAATAAGGGAATGGTTTGGCAGGTGTTAGCCTGGATCACCTCAGCCATTGCAGGAATTGTAAGCACCTATTGGGACATTGTTTTCGACTGGGGGCTTCTACAACGTAACTCAAAGAATCGATGGTTGAGAGATAAGCTTCTTATCTCTCACAAAAGTGTATATTTCGGAGCCATA ATCTTGGATTGTCTACTCAGATTTGCCTGGCTGCAAACtgttttgaactttgaagtatCTTTCCTACATAAAGAAGCCATGATTGCTGTAGTTGCAAGCCTAGAGATAATTCGTCGTGGCGTTTGGAATTtcttcag ATTGGAGAATGAACACCTGAACAATGTTGGAAAGTTTCGTGCCTTCAAGTCAGTTCCTCTACCATTTAATGTCGATGAGgatgaagaaaaagatgaagacaAATAA